From Candidatus Doudnabacteria bacterium, a single genomic window includes:
- a CDS encoding NIPSNAP family protein, with protein sequence MIMVYDTFVCKPGNASKLAKLFKESMVGNKELVNIMTDMTGKYNRVVMVSKFDSLAAYEESWKAYMNPTPEMKKAMAKMEGYHEMYMTGKREIFRVW encoded by the coding sequence ATGATCATGGTCTATGATACTTTTGTTTGCAAACCGGGCAATGCCAGCAAATTGGCTAAATTGTTCAAAGAGTCAATGGTTGGCAATAAAGAACTGGTCAACATCATGACCGACATGACGGGCAAATATAACCGCGTGGTCATGGTCTCAAAATTTGACAGCTTAGCCGCATATGAAGAGAGCTGGAAAGCTTATATGAATCCTACGCCGGAAATGAAAAAAGCCATGGCGAAAATGGAAGGCTATCACGAGATGTATATGACCGGAAAAAGGGAGATCTTCAGGGTCTGGTAA